One stretch of Plasmodium vivax chromosome 8, whole genome shotgun sequence DNA includes these proteins:
- a CDS encoding circumsporozoite protein precursor, putative (encoded by transcript PVX_119355A) yields the protein MKNFILLAVSSILLVDLFPTHCGHNVDLSKAINLNGVNFNNVDASSLGAAHVGQSASRGRGLGENPDDEEGDAKKKKDGKKAEPKNPRENKLKQPGDRADGQPAGDRADGQPAGDRADGQPAGDRADGQPAGDRAAGQPAGDRADGQPAGDRADGQPAGDRADGQPAGDRADGQPAGDRAAGQPAGDRAAGQPAGDRADGQPAGDRAAGQPAGDRADGQPAGDRAAGQPAGDRADGQPAGDRAAGQPAGDRAAGQPAGDRAAGQAAGDRAAGQAAGGNAGGQGQNNEGANAPNEKSVKEYLDKVRATVGTEWTPCSVTCGVGVRVRRRVNAANKKPEDLTLNDLETDVCTMDKCAGIFNVVSNSLGLVILLVLALFN from the coding sequence ATGAAGAACTTCATTCTCTTGGCTGTTTCTTCCATCCTGTTGGTGGACTTGTTCCCCACGCACTGCGGGCACAATGTAGATCTGTCCAAGGCcataaatttaaatggaGTAAACTTCAATAATGTAGACGCCAGTTCACTTGGCGCGGCACACGTAGGACAAAGTGCTAGCCGAGGCAGAGGACTTGGTGAGAACCCAGATGACGAGGAAGGagatgctaaaaaaaaaaaggatggaaAGAAAGCAGAACCAAAAAATCCACGTGAAAATAAGCTGAAACAACCAGGAGACAGAGCAGATGGACAGCCAGCAGGAGACAGAGCAGATGGACAGCCAGCAGGAGACAGAGCAGATGGACAGCCAGCAGGTGATAGAGCAGATGGACAACCAGCAGGAGATAGAGCAGCTGGACAGCCAGCAGGAGATAGAGCAGATGGACAGCCAGCAGGAGACAGAGCAGATGGACAGCCAGCAGGAGACAGAGCAGATGGACAGCCAGCAGGAGACAGAGCAGATGGACAGCCAGCAGGTGATAGAGCAGCTGGACAACCAGCAGGTGATAGAGCAGCTGGACAGCCAGCAGGCGATAGAGCAGATGGACAGCCAGCAGGAGATAGAGCAGCTGGACAGCCAGCAGGCGATAGAGCAGATGGACAGCCAGCAGGAGATAGAGCAGCTGGACAACCAGCAGGAGATAGAGCAGATGGACAACCAGCAGGAGATAGAGCAGCTGGACAGCCAGCAGGAGATAGAGCAGCTGGACAGCCAGCAGGAGATAGAGCAGCTGGACAGGCAGCAGGAGATAGAGCAGCTGGACAGGCAGCAGGAGGAAACGCAGGAGGACAGGGACAAAATAATGAAGGTGCGAATGCCCCAAATGAAAAGTCTGTGAAAGAATACCTAGATAAAGTTAGAGCTACCGTTGGCACCGAATGGACTCCATGCAGTGTAACCTGTGGAGTGGGTGTAAGAGTCAGAAGAAGAGTTAATGCAGCTAACAAAAAACCAGAGGATCTTACTTTGAATGACCTTGAGACTGATGTTTGTACAATGGATAAGTGTGCTGGCATATTTAACGTTGTGAGTAATTCATTAGGGCTAGTCATATTGTTAGTCCTAGCATTATTCAATTAA
- a CDS encoding 1-cys-glutaredoxin-like protein-1, putative (encoded by transcript PVX_119350A), translating into MIVRNSCKILLRMNRSIVRRNLTFFSCNQVSKANFSSSLQDKQNGGPEKKISNGSDDFKDFEKSDVYQTLKGKIKEILEKEKIVLFMKGTPESPLCGFSAKVVHILNSMNVKDYVYIDVMKNNNLREAIKIYSNWPYIPHLYVNNNFIGGYDIISDLYTSGELQGLVK; encoded by the exons atgaTAGTAAGAAACAGTTGTAAGATCCTCCTTCGCATGAATCGAAGCATAGTGAGGAGAAACCTAACGTTCTTTTCTTGCAATCAGGTTTCAAAAGCGAACTTCAGCAGTTCCCTTCAAgataagcaaaatggaggaccCGAGAAGAAGATAAGCAACGGCTCGGACGACTTTAAAGACTTTGAAAAGTCGGACGTGTACCAG ACtctgaagggaaaaattaaggaaatccttgagaaggagaaaattgtGCTGTTTATGAAGGGCACCCCGGAAAGTCCCCTGTGCGGGTTTAGCGCAAAG GTGGTCCACATACTGAATAGTATGAACGTGAAGGACTACGTATACATCGACGTGATGAAAAACAACAACTTGCGCGAGGCGATAAAGATTTACAGCAACTGGCCCTACATCCCCCACTTATACGTAAATAACAACTTCATCGGTGGCTACGACATCATCTCAGATTTGTACACCAGTGGAGAGCTACAGGGGCTGGTCAAGTAA
- a CDS encoding hypothetical protein, conserved (encoded by transcript PVX_119340A), giving the protein MVERDHESGQKGALHNRNEKINFPGSSTPGRREILHHRKDVVDIVHMNRDTFTSLKSLLSLIDSINTRVVQNGLAASRQRGTPSSSGMLQTRAVINEKEYLLCVELGEDSREGSAPLRRNSCSGKFPPCDDEDLLHLKREIQGIDFFALSALLRVYQKIVRKKKAPHGGSLSRVAFPFNRVEKFILQTLCSHIDSLLQRKVKRKGDTVDSPPQQGPSSEAPFRAVYWEVLSILQILTHNKGEYIDFINRVLYAQFKFVDKHRHHYSYAFSVGLLPVINEVLLYLSNGVGSPPTGGEDLRHPAFFATIGGNPLHMQKEAFTWGYIQENYQKGELSVHRSASPSGDEQNGNVDTPQNCEPDERTAEERQSCADIVCPPPKSAQKELNPPEDGEKFSYLQHYSITLLSIIAKKIKYMEKRNHVHDVGLILEGINTLMHVEGSSGGQPSSLINQRAEFLKDVIQKGKDHRSEVSQKMYLLLFLDFIFNFLKNVKFGPKAIHRITKEGESLGDHFLKILCLSSSIRQMLTSGRRSSDSRKAHHHCGPSVGCTNDAPLYADQASKLISRVNKNIGLLTSEAILHAPNYGLPTRLERSHLPNAYMAYLLNDVYLQSNSEVKKMTLSHFAKRNESSHWGSQPGEGQIYLEYITLHNLVKIFKGEINQAGRKDAEGNGAERNGAKRNDSERNGVEGESEKSVEKVFPFFRTLLENCSNDATEMSRNLQMKQLLHGLNKLCYFYLLCKRHITNANFVALANCNFYLSFSIINWHIEKCLNRSEFFFPHFVNMCAEKISVIVGTLKCFGLPAEEDLANCLSKFITLTHLCMTEENRKSLLFYVLPYVERARGDLGKVGSLLVGTEVPSLRGAEGKDERTPVGGSTCEDAERMSNVYCEESSSDCTLFEEPPSGCTPVENPPSGDTPVRTHQNLHHVEKRITEVLSTFEEKQISPIGREKLHELLNKLLNKLLNEHVRGGLLLRKENQILRNKLNYILLNFDSFVKAHITQAVAEQQWLIAHHDAEGELAHTGKGGPRVALHHVAHMSGEGTVEGDNSIGGVVPTKDVDETTPGGDHPDGHAKLSLHFDYKHVSAKNEYFRQLQKYEREDFQKINNVLINMYLCNPYVCSKSKDVILSSGKSPKKVIILPQDTYRNIHKLVAAGESAEGFKLLRRVHHSVHLFFIRVKFFFSRMS; this is encoded by the coding sequence ATGGTGGAAAGAGACCACGAAAGTGGACAGAAGGGGGCCCTTCACAACCGCAATGAAAAGATAAACTTTCCTGGGAGTAGTACTCCAGGGAGGAGAGAAATTCTGCACCATCGGAAGGATGTCGTAGACATTGTTCACATGAACAGGGACACATTCACCTCGCTGAAGAGTCTCCTCTCCCTAATTGATAGCATAAATACCCGAGTGGTGCAAAATGGATTAGCGGCCAGTAGACAAAGGGGAACCCCCTCCAGCAGTGGGATGCTCCAAACCAGAGCAGTTATAAATGAGAAGGAGTACCTCCTCTGTGTAGAGCTGGGAGAAGATAGCAGAGAAGGAAGCGCACCTCTGAGGAGAAATTCCTGTTCAGGGAAATTCCCCCCTTGTGATGATGAAGATCTTCTCCATTTGAAAAGAGAAATTCAAGGCATCGATTTTTTCGCCTTATCTGCTCTACTCCGGGTGTACCAAAAAATcgtcagaaaaaaaaaggccccccATGGGGGTAGCCTTTCCAGAGTAGCTTTCCCATTTAACAGGGTGGAAAAGTTCATCCTCCAAACGTTATGCTCTCACATTGACAGTCTGCTTCAACGAAAGGTGAAGAGAAAAGGGGACACGGTGGATAGCCCTCCCCAACAGGGTCCAAGCAGCGAGGCTCCCTTCCGTGCCGTATACTGGGAGGTATTAAGCATTTTACAAATCCTCACACACAACAAAGGGGAATACATAGACTTCATAAATCGAGTGCTATATGCACAGTTTAAATTTGTGGACAAGCACAGACATCACTATAGCTATGCCTTCTCGGTTGGTCTCCTTCCTGTGATTAATGAGGTACTCCTATATCTGTCAAATGGGGTAGGGTCTCCTccaacagggggggaagacctCCGTCACCCTGCGTTCTTTGCAACCATAGGTGGGAACCCCCTTCACATGCAGAAGGAGGCCTTTACGTGGGGGTACATCCAGGAGAActaccaaaaaggggagctaTCCGTACACAGGTCTGCCTCCCCATCAGGTGATGAACAGAATGGAAATGTAGACACGCCGCAAAACTGCGAACCGGATGAACGTACTGCGGAAGAAAGACAGAGCTGTGCAGATATCGTTTGTCCCCCCCCGAAGAGCGCCCAAAAGGAGTTGAACCCCCCGGAGGATGGCGAGAAATTCTCCTACTTGCAACATTACAGCATCACCCTGCTCAGCATAATTGCCAAAAAGATAAAGTACATGGAAAAGAGGAACCATGTCCATGACGTAGGGCTCATACTCGAGGGTATTAACACCCTGATGCATGTGGAAGGCAGCTCGGGGGGGCAGCCCTCCAGCTTGATAAATCAAAGGGCAGAATTTTTAAAGGACGTCATCCAGAAGGGTAAGGACCATCGCAGTGAAGTTAGCCAAAAGATGTACCTCCTCCTCTTTCTggacttcatttttaactttttaaaaaacgtaaaatttGGTCCCAAGGCCATCCATAGGATcacaaaagagggggaaTCTCTTGGAGACCATTTTCTCAAAATCCTCTGCCTCTCCAGCAGCATTAGGCAGATGCTGACGAGTGGGAGAAGAAGTAGTGACAGCAGGAAAGCTCACCACCACTGTGGTCCCTCTGTTGGGTGCACCAATGATGCGCCTCTCTATGCAGACCAAGCCTCCAAACTAATCAGTagggtaaataaaaacatcgGTCTGCTGACCAGCGAGGCAATTCTACATGCCCCCAATTATGGTTTGCCCACCCGTTTGGAGAGGAGCCACCTGCCCAACGCCTACATGGCCTACCTACTCAATGACGTCTACCTGCAGAGCAACagcgaagtgaaaaaaatgactctTTCGCATTTCGCAAAGAGGAACGAATCGTCACATTGGGGGAGCCAACCAGGTGAGGGGCAAATCTACCTGGAGTATATCACCCTCCACAATTTGGTGAAAATCTTCAAAGGGGAAATTAACCAAGCGGGAAGGAAAGACGCAGAAGGGAACGGCGCAGAAAGGAACGgtgcaaaaaggaacgaCTCCGAAAGGAACGGCGTAGAAggggaaagcgaaaaatCCGTTGAGAaggttttccccttttttcggaCCCTCCTGGAGAACTGCTCAAACGACGCCACAGAAATGTCGCGTAACCTCCAGATGAAGCAACTCCTGCATGGGCTAAACAAACTCTGCTACTTCTACCTGCTGTGCAAAAGGCACATCACGAATGCCAATTTTGTGGCTCTTGCAAATTGTAACTTCTACCTTTCATTTTCGATAATTAATTGGCACATCGAAAAatgcctgaacaggtcagaattttttttcccccattttgtcaACATGTGTGCGGAAAAAATATCCGTCATTGTGGGCACTCTCAAATGCTTCGGTCTACCAGCGGAAGAAGACTTGGCCAACTGCCTCTCCAAATTTATCACTTTAACTCATCTGTGCATGACTGAAGAGAACAGGAAgagtctccttttttatgtgttgCCCTATGTGGAGCGCGCGAGAGGGGACCTTGGCAAGGTGGGAAGCCTCTTAGTGGGTACCGAAGTGCCGTCACTCCGTGGCGCGGAAGGGAAGGATGAGCGTACCCCAGTAGGGGGAAGCACATGTGAAGATGCGGAGCGGATGAGCAACGTTTACTGTGAAGAAAGCTCGTCTGATTGCACCCTCTTTGAGGAACCCCCGTCTGGCTGCACCCCCGTTGAAAACCCCCCATCTGGTGACACCCCCGTACGCACCCACCAAAACTTGCACCACGTGGAAAAACGCATCACAGAGGTACTATCCACATTCGAGGAGAAACAAATCTCCCCCATCGGCCGTGAGAAGCTGCACGAACTGCTAAACAAACTGCTGAACAAACTGCTAAACGAACATGTGCGGGGGGGCCTCCTGCTCAGGAAGGAAAACCAAATCCTCAGAAACAAGTTAAATTACATCTTGCTCAATTTCGACTCGTTTGTTAAGGCACACATTACCCAAGCGGTTGCAGAGCAGCAGTGGCTCATTGCCCACCATGATGCCGAGGGGGAATTGGCTCACACGGGAAAAGGTGGCCCGCGTGTTGCACTCCATCACGTTGCTCACATGAGTGGAGAAGGCACTGTAGAGGGGGACAACTCCATAGGAGGGGTAGTACCCACAAAAGATGTGGACGAAACTACTCCTGGAGGAGATCACCCAGATGGACATGCCAAACTATCACTCCATTTCGATTACAAACACGTCAGTgccaaaaatgaatatttccGACAGCTACAAAAATACGAACGTGAagatttccaaaaaattaacaacgtTTTGATAAACATGTACCTTTGCAATCCGTACGTATGCTCCAAGAGCAAAGATGTTATCCTCTCCAGTGGGAAATCCCCAAAGAAGGTCATCATTTTGCCACAGGATACGTATCGAAACATACACAAGTTGGTCGCTGCGGGAGAGAGCGCCGAAGGGTTCAAACTCCTCAGGCGTGTTCACCACTCGGTGcacctcttcttcatccgggtgaagttttttttcagcaGGATGAGTTGA
- a CDS encoding 60S Ribosomal protein L44, putative (encoded by transcript PVX_119345A) — translation MVNVPKTRKTYCSNKCKKHTMHKVSQYKKGKERLSALGRRRYDMKQKGFGGQTKPVFKKKAKTTKKIVLKLECTKCKKKRFQTLKRCKTFEMGADKKKKGAVY, via the exons atggtgaacgTACCCAAAACGAGGAAAACCTACTGCAGCAACAAATGCAAGAAGCATACCATGCACAAGGTCAGTCAgtacaaaaagggaaaggaaagatTGTCGGCCttgggaagaagaagatacGACATGAAGCAGAAGGGATTCGGAGGCCAAACCAAGCCCGTTTTTAAGAAGAAGGCCAAAACTACCAAAAAGATCGTTCTCAAATTG gaatGCACAAAGTGCAAGAAGAAACGATTTCAAACCCTGAAGAGGTGCAAAACGTTTGAGATGGGAGCcgataagaagaagaagggagCCGTTTATTAA
- a CDS encoding hypothetical protein (encoded by transcript PVX_119360A), whose translation MARPPLDTGREREVSSVCALLYPLVYPFVCRLVCQFTLLHLVSPPFAFPEGNLFLGLRKRRRSSRTHTSSCSESVDSSHADSEDEDNNYYGTSLYDSDFDIEDSETENNSTTKSNLSSPSTEEPPDSPYKTGFLLQATLPPLEEGQFHRADEQDSDENLSGQGPTEDNTDAALLRGSIQTNPFVTPPSSPPKDEPPVFLRRKDNTRRSQLKTDTLKRWSLQFLRGVSPFRHSMHGTSNSHGNHHNGCGGPSADANVGEGTSHEEASPKKEPKMEDWEKYKAGGIFDMTEEDIKAFVTLPRKAKSLETMLEAGMSLEDENGEANRGEEEGGEADGEDEAEDENDNSVKGIYLSCLEDLTSDTQTSVVGGRKNEGKAVEEASDYVRIYSGDHASEKKPELTRLKELLAKYEQKKEEIKQKRLRRKRSACRFNNDCESHADISNEENYTNMKDTTMEVNNLLDNVSLVSLPIEFIDQ comes from the coding sequence ATGGCGAGGCCGCCTCTTGACACGGGGAGGGAGCGCGAGGTGTCGTCCGTCTGTGCACTGTTGTACCCACTGGTgtacccatttgtgtgccGATTGGTGTGCCAATTTACCCTCCTCCATCTCGTTTCACCCCCCTTTGCCTTCCCCGAAGGGAACCTATTTTTAGGGCTGAGgaaacgaagaagaagcagcaggACGCACACCTCCAGTTGCAGTGAATCAGTCGACAGCTCCCATGCAGACTCGGAAGATGAAGACAACAACTATTACGGCACCAGTCTCTACGACTCCGATTTTGACATAGAAGATAGCGAAACTGAAAATAACTCAACGACCAAATCTAATTTAAGCTCCCCCTCAACGGAAGAACCCCCAGATAGTCCCTACAAGACGGGGTTCCTGTTACAAGCTACTCTCCCACCATTAGAGGAGGGGCAATTTCATAGAGCAGATGAACAGGACAGTGATGAAAACTTGTCAGGTCAAGGCCCAACGGAAGATAACACAGACGCCGCTTTACTAAGAGGGAGCATACAGACCAACCCATTTGTTACTCCCCCCTCGTCGCCCCCCAAAGATGAACCACCTGTATTTCTCAGGCGGAAAGATAACACTAGAAGGAGCCAACTGAAAACAGACACTCTTAAAAGATGGTCTTTACAATTCTTAAGAGgcgtttctccttttagACACAGCATGCATGGAACGAGTAACAGTCATGGTAACCATCATAATGGTTGTGGCGGACCAAGTGCAGATGCTAACGTAGGGGAGGGAACTTCCCATGAAGAGgcttccccaaaaaaagagcCAAAAATGGAGGACTGGGAGAAGTATAAAGCAGGGGGGATATTTGATATGACCGAAGAAGATATAAAAGCGTTTGTCACTCTTCCTCGAAAGGCGAAGAGTTTAGAGACCATGCTTGAGGCGGGGATGAGTTTAGAGGACGAAAATGGAGAAGCAAacagaggagaagaagaaggaggagaagcggacGGAGAAGACGAAGCGGAGGATGAAAATGACAACTCGGTAAAAGGAATATACCTATCATGCCTTGAAGATTTAACAAGTGATACGCAAACGAGTGTAGTTGGGGGGAGAAAGAACGAGGGAAAAGCTGTTGAGGAGGCGAGCGATTACGTACGTATCTACAGTGGAGATCATGCCAGTGAGAAGAAACCTGAACTGACGCGGCTAAAGGAACTTCTTGCAAAGTATGaacagaagaaggaggaaataaaacaaaagaggTTACGTCGCAAGCGTTCTGCGTGCCGATTCAATAATGATTGCGAATCGCATGCCGACATTTCCAACGAAGAGAACTACACGAATATGAAAGACACGACGATGGAAGTAAATAACCTATTAGATAATGTTAGTTTAGTTTCACTGCCCATTGAATTCATCGACCAGTGA